A window from Candidatus Bathyarchaeota archaeon encodes these proteins:
- a CDS encoding metallophosphoesterase, which yields MFSLLLPNPAAMAKTPQTKTLLISDPHLGWELELQEKGIHVPSQTQKLQTKLTAILEEYKPDKLTILGDVKYTVVSSEHAEWRDIPEFFHQLQTHVKGISVVRGNHDANLEPLLPENVELLPATGAVIGDVGVFHGHKWPSPALLGCKTLVMGHLHPVVVFLDPAGFKLTRQVWMRATIDTEALGKVLLTKQGVKVEGSVGETLQKHYGVKLRAQELFIMPSFNDFLGGRPINETRPRKESGAEALIGPVLRSEAVDVDNSELYLLDGTYLGTLNQLRKL from the coding sequence ATGTTTAGTCTGCTGCTACCCAACCCAGCCGCCATGGCAAAAACCCCCCAAACCAAAACCCTTCTTATCTCTGACCCACACCTCGGCTGGGAACTCGAACTCCAAGAAAAAGGCATACACGTCCCCAGCCAAACCCAGAAACTCCAAACCAAACTAACCGCAATCCTAGAAGAATACAAACCCGACAAACTAACCATCCTTGGCGATGTCAAGTACACGGTGGTATCTAGTGAACATGCGGAGTGGCGGGATATCCCCGAATTCTTCCATCAACTCCAAACCCACGTCAAAGGCATTTCGGTGGTGCGGGGCAACCATGACGCTAACCTTGAACCGCTTCTCCCAGAAAACGTGGAACTCCTCCCCGCTACGGGGGCAGTGATTGGTGATGTGGGGGTGTTTCATGGGCATAAGTGGCCTTCGCCTGCGCTTTTAGGCTGCAAAACCTTGGTTATGGGGCATCTGCATCCTGTGGTGGTTTTCCTTGACCCTGCAGGGTTTAAGTTGACGCGGCAGGTTTGGATGCGAGCAACCATTGACACTGAGGCGTTGGGAAAGGTTTTGCTCACCAAGCAGGGCGTTAAGGTTGAAGGTTCAGTTGGGGAGACACTACAGAAGCATTATGGCGTCAAATTACGGGCGCAGGAGCTCTTTATTATGCCCAGCTTCAACGATTTTTTGGGTGGCAGACCCATAAACGAGACGCGTCCCAGAAAAGAAAGCGGCGCCGAAGCCCTCATCGGACCCGTGCTGCGTTCCGAAGCGGTAGATGTGGATAATTCGGAGCTTTACCTATTAGACGGCACATACCTAGGGACGCTTAACCAATTACGAAAATTATGA
- a CDS encoding ribbon-helix-helix domain-containing protein encodes MKLVTVLLPEAYLEGLDELVRANMYPSRSSVIRSAVRDLLKKELWENKRGR; translated from the coding sequence ATGAAACTTGTAACAGTCTTATTGCCAGAGGCGTATCTGGAAGGTTTAGATGAACTCGTCCGAGCAAACATGTACCCCAGCCGAAGCAGCGTCATCCGAAGCGCAGTTCGAGACCTGCTCAAAAAAGAACTCTGGGAAAACAAACGCGGAAGATAA
- the pyrF gene encoding orotidine-5'-phosphate decarboxylase, translating into MSFKQRMQHVSQSKNSKIVLALDFPFEPVPNKNSLFDRARGVLEAVHPYVCAVKFNHHLTLPLGTFDGVAELVKLVHEKGMLAIMDAKVNDIGNTNQIIARYYYAAGFDALIANPFVGWEEGLKPIFEVSQELQRGVILLTYMSHKGAVEGYGQTIVEAETGNQMPQYVSFAKKALKWGADGVVVGATVPKKIAEVKQILGGNVAIYSPGVGAQGGGAETAIKAGSDYLIVGREIVNAADPARAARMLCESIKGI; encoded by the coding sequence GTGTCGTTTAAGCAGCGTATGCAGCATGTATCTCAGAGCAAAAACTCCAAAATCGTCTTAGCCCTAGACTTCCCCTTCGAACCCGTTCCCAACAAAAACAGCCTCTTTGATAGGGCTCGAGGGGTTTTGGAGGCAGTTCACCCCTACGTCTGCGCCGTAAAATTCAACCACCATCTCACTTTGCCTTTGGGGACGTTTGATGGAGTAGCGGAGTTGGTGAAGCTTGTCCATGAAAAAGGCATGCTCGCCATAATGGACGCCAAAGTAAACGACATCGGCAACACCAACCAAATCATCGCGCGGTACTACTATGCTGCAGGCTTTGACGCTCTCATCGCTAATCCGTTTGTGGGTTGGGAAGAAGGCTTAAAACCCATTTTTGAAGTCTCCCAAGAACTTCAACGCGGCGTAATCCTGTTAACCTACATGAGTCACAAAGGTGCCGTGGAGGGTTATGGGCAAACCATTGTGGAGGCTGAGACGGGCAATCAGATGCCGCAGTATGTGTCTTTTGCAAAGAAGGCTTTGAAATGGGGTGCTGACGGTGTGGTGGTGGGGGCTACGGTGCCTAAGAAAATCGCCGAAGTCAAGCAGATTTTGGGCGGCAACGTCGCGATTTATTCGCCTGGTGTCGGTGCACAGGGCGGCGGGGCAGAAACAGCCATCAAAGCAGGCTCTGACTACTTGATTGTTGGACGAGAAATAGTGAATGCAGCTGATCCTGCTCGGGCAGCGCGTATGCTTTGTGAGTCAATAAAGGGGATTTAG
- a CDS encoding aconitate hydratase: MKLTVAQKVISKHIVEGKMQAGEEIALKIDHTLTQDSTGTLAYLEFEAMGVPKVKTQLSLSFVDHNMLQNDFRNADDHRYLQDAAAKYGIIFSRPGNGICHQLFLERFARPGYTLLGSDSHTPTAGGAGVIAIGAGGLDVAAAMAGEPFYLEMPKIVGIKLVGKLQPFVSAKDVILEVLRRLTVKGGVNKILEYYGPGVETLSVPERGTITNMGAETGATTSIFPSDNVTKAFLAAQGREVMWVELLADEGAVYDETLEIDLSTLEPLIALPHSPDNVKPVRELEGTPVDQVCIGSCTNSSLRDLKIVSALLKDKKVHENTSLTVSAGSRQVMENLAVAGELEPFILSGARILENACGPCIGIGQAPPTAAVSLRTFNRNFKGRSGTQDAKVYLVSPETAVAAALNGKITDPRKLGSFPQISMPKKFLLSDAMFIQPSFCATHKVVMGPNIKPLPTFPPLPEKLSGEVLIKTGDNITTDDIIPGGSEIMSLRSNIPEISKYTFVHIDKTFASRALEKCGGFIVGGENYGQGSSREHAAMAPKYLGVKAILAKSFARIHLANLTNFGIVPLTFADKSDYAKIEQGDVLEIAVDGLTETLVVKNLTKGTEIKVKVNLSGLEKEMVKAGGKLAYIKAKQKQ, translated from the coding sequence ATGAAGTTAACTGTTGCCCAAAAAGTCATCAGCAAACACATAGTCGAAGGCAAAATGCAAGCCGGAGAAGAAATCGCGCTAAAAATCGACCACACCCTCACCCAAGACTCCACAGGCACCCTGGCCTACCTCGAATTCGAAGCCATGGGCGTCCCAAAAGTCAAAACCCAACTAAGCCTCAGCTTCGTCGACCACAACATGCTCCAAAACGACTTCCGCAACGCCGACGACCACCGCTACCTCCAAGACGCCGCCGCCAAATACGGCATAATCTTTAGCCGCCCCGGCAACGGAATATGCCACCAACTCTTCTTAGAACGCTTCGCCCGCCCAGGCTATACGCTACTGGGAAGCGACAGCCACACCCCAACCGCAGGCGGCGCAGGTGTAATAGCCATCGGCGCAGGAGGCCTCGACGTCGCCGCAGCCATGGCAGGAGAACCCTTCTATCTCGAAATGCCCAAAATCGTCGGCATCAAACTCGTCGGCAAACTCCAACCCTTCGTCTCAGCCAAAGACGTAATCCTCGAAGTCCTAAGACGCCTAACCGTGAAAGGCGGCGTCAACAAAATTCTCGAATACTACGGACCCGGAGTAGAAACTCTTAGCGTGCCTGAACGGGGGACCATAACCAACATGGGCGCAGAAACCGGCGCAACCACCTCGATTTTCCCCTCCGACAACGTCACCAAAGCATTCCTCGCCGCGCAGGGACGAGAAGTAATGTGGGTAGAACTATTAGCTGACGAAGGCGCAGTCTACGATGAAACCCTCGAAATCGACCTCTCCACACTTGAGCCCCTCATCGCGTTGCCCCACAGCCCCGACAACGTCAAACCCGTCCGCGAACTCGAAGGCACCCCTGTGGATCAAGTCTGCATCGGCAGCTGCACCAACAGTTCCCTGCGGGACCTCAAAATCGTCTCCGCCCTGCTTAAAGACAAAAAAGTGCATGAAAACACCAGTCTCACCGTCTCGGCAGGTTCACGTCAAGTCATGGAGAACCTCGCAGTCGCAGGCGAACTTGAACCCTTCATACTTTCAGGCGCAAGAATCCTAGAGAACGCCTGTGGACCCTGCATCGGCATCGGACAAGCCCCACCCACCGCCGCCGTCTCATTACGCACCTTTAACCGCAACTTTAAAGGACGCAGCGGCACCCAAGACGCCAAAGTCTACCTCGTCAGCCCCGAAACCGCCGTCGCAGCCGCCCTAAACGGCAAAATCACCGACCCACGCAAACTCGGCAGCTTCCCCCAAATCAGCATGCCCAAAAAATTCTTGCTAAGCGACGCCATGTTTATTCAGCCCAGCTTCTGCGCAACCCACAAAGTAGTCATGGGCCCCAACATCAAGCCACTCCCAACCTTCCCGCCCCTGCCAGAGAAGCTCTCAGGTGAGGTGCTCATAAAGACAGGCGACAACATCACCACCGACGACATCATCCCCGGCGGCTCCGAAATCATGTCGCTACGCAGCAACATCCCCGAAATCAGCAAATACACCTTTGTCCACATCGACAAAACCTTCGCCTCAAGGGCACTTGAGAAGTGCGGCGGCTTCATCGTAGGCGGAGAAAACTATGGCCAAGGCAGCAGTCGCGAACACGCAGCCATGGCACCCAAATATCTCGGTGTAAAAGCAATCCTCGCCAAATCCTTCGCACGCATCCACCTCGCAAACCTCACCAACTTCGGAATCGTCCCCCTTACCTTCGCCGACAAATCCGACTACGCAAAAATTGAGCAAGGCGATGTGCTTGAGATTGCAGTAGACGGCTTGACGGAGACGCTGGTGGTTAAAAACTTAACCAAAGGCACCGAAATAAAAGTCAAGGTCAATCTTAGCGGCTTAGAGAAGGAAATGGTCAAGGCAGGCGGAAAATTAGCCTACATTAAAGCTAAACAAAAACAGTAA
- a CDS encoding radical SAM protein, giving the protein MNDLNPPEHTLRKFYAASNGCPENRIDTARVQKYLVTQGWEPAPNWQNADLILFNTCGQTDITAQHSIGIIKEIENGKKTEQQLIIWGCLPKIDMELLKENICTGLISPGSELPELPSLINAKNTIDMVSANTISSKWPVKKENAKEHKRFSGSQVSQLTKKVVLSWEDYLGSRINLVRVKDPTIFYIKISTGCQNNCAYCAIRKSRGKTRSKPIGTIVSEFKEGLQKGFKRFSFLGTDLGSYGVDIDTDLVNLLNELTSIEGKYTISLRNIHPYDMNRMLDRFIPLFKTGKIPYIELAAESGNNRILELMNRKYTIEEYKNIVNTIRQTNPNIIIRTQIIAGFPTETEEEFLDSMRLLDEVIFDYVEVYEFSPRKGTPAEKMEQLPNKVKRDRFIRLYKKALLNRTALKIKDLISNKM; this is encoded by the coding sequence ATGAACGACCTTAATCCTCCAGAGCACACCCTGCGGAAATTTTACGCTGCCAGTAACGGTTGCCCAGAAAACCGAATAGACACAGCTCGCGTCCAAAAATATTTAGTAACGCAAGGTTGGGAACCCGCGCCTAATTGGCAAAACGCGGATTTGATACTTTTCAATACATGCGGCCAAACCGACATAACGGCACAGCATTCCATTGGAATAATCAAAGAAATCGAAAACGGAAAAAAAACAGAACAGCAACTAATCATTTGGGGTTGCCTTCCCAAAATCGACATGGAACTGCTAAAAGAAAATATCTGCACAGGTCTTATATCTCCCGGCTCAGAATTACCTGAACTTCCCTCATTAATAAATGCAAAAAACACAATCGACATGGTCTCAGCCAACACAATTTCATCTAAATGGCCAGTCAAAAAGGAAAACGCTAAAGAGCACAAGCGTTTCAGCGGTTCACAGGTAAGTCAATTAACCAAAAAGGTTGTTTTATCATGGGAAGATTATCTGGGGTCTAGAATTAATCTTGTTCGAGTCAAGGACCCAACAATATTTTACATAAAAATATCTACCGGATGCCAAAACAACTGCGCCTATTGTGCAATAAGAAAATCCCGCGGAAAAACCCGCAGTAAACCCATCGGGACCATTGTCTCCGAATTTAAAGAGGGTCTACAAAAAGGCTTCAAACGATTCAGCTTTTTGGGAACTGACTTAGGCTCCTACGGAGTAGATATCGACACGGACTTAGTTAACCTATTAAACGAACTTACAAGCATTGAAGGCAAATACACGATTAGCCTCAGAAACATACATCCATACGACATGAATCGGATGCTGGACCGATTTATCCCTCTATTTAAAACTGGAAAAATCCCCTACATCGAATTAGCTGCAGAATCAGGCAATAACCGAATTCTAGAATTGATGAACCGAAAATACACCATCGAAGAATACAAAAACATAGTGAACACTATTCGGCAAACAAACCCGAACATAATTATCAGAACACAAATAATTGCGGGATTTCCAACTGAAACTGAAGAAGAATTCCTCGATTCGATGCGCCTTCTTGATGAGGTTATCTTTGACTATGTTGAGGTCTATGAGTTTTCACCCAGAAAAGGCACACCAGCCGAAAAAATGGAACAGCTACCCAACAAAGTAAAACGTGACAGATTTATAAGATTGTACAAAAAAGCCCTCTTAAACCGAACCGCACTAAAAATCAAAGACCTCATCTCAAACAAAATGTAA
- a CDS encoding UbiA family prenyltransferase: MVNLTSKVKAVSDLLKTELPLAAGICVVAGEILALGHLPSVSIAVLGFLTGFFISGAAMISNDYFDLNVDRINHPTRPLPSGRITISELKLLMLVFSASGILAAAALGYLQLILASILWAVGVLYNWKLKDAGLPGNAMVSSSVAMTFIFGGVIAGEAFNGVVWLFGALAFMFDFGEEIAGGAMDLEGDKQRHAKTFASIRGRTAALRFSTCLFASFIAVTLVLCFVDWFGLVYLLLIFPTDLVVGYLTLKLLRSRTIKEGRTRIRQLYLTLVLFVIGLIAMRLFC; encoded by the coding sequence TTGGTTAACCTCACTTCAAAAGTCAAGGCGGTTTCTGATCTTCTAAAAACGGAGTTGCCCCTCGCCGCAGGAATATGCGTTGTAGCCGGCGAGATACTGGCCTTGGGGCATTTACCCTCAGTATCTATTGCGGTTTTGGGTTTCCTCACCGGCTTCTTTATTTCTGGTGCCGCGATGATTTCAAATGACTATTTCGACCTAAACGTCGACCGGATTAATCATCCCACGCGTCCTCTGCCCTCTGGGAGGATTACTATTTCTGAGCTAAAACTTTTGATGTTGGTATTCTCAGCCTCTGGCATCTTGGCAGCTGCCGCTTTAGGGTACCTGCAACTAATTCTTGCCTCTATACTCTGGGCTGTTGGTGTATTATATAACTGGAAACTCAAAGACGCTGGTCTGCCTGGGAACGCGATGGTGAGTTCCTCTGTTGCCATGACGTTTATTTTTGGCGGAGTAATCGCAGGTGAAGCTTTCAATGGCGTTGTCTGGCTTTTTGGCGCTTTGGCTTTCATGTTTGATTTTGGGGAGGAAATTGCGGGAGGCGCCATGGATCTTGAAGGTGACAAACAGCGGCACGCAAAAACCTTTGCAAGTATCCGAGGGAGGACTGCTGCGCTTCGGTTCTCTACGTGTTTGTTTGCTTCATTTATTGCGGTAACCTTGGTGCTCTGTTTTGTAGATTGGTTTGGGCTTGTCTATCTGTTGTTGATTTTCCCAACCGATTTGGTCGTAGGCTACTTAACTCTCAAGTTGTTACGCAGCCGCACGATAAAAGAGGGACGCACCAGAATTCGCCAGCTTTACCTTACTTTGGTGCTGTTCGTAATAGGGCTTATTGCAATGAGATTGTTTTGCTGA
- a CDS encoding TetR/AcrR family transcriptional regulator, with amino-acid sequence MDRFEKPFEHKQELQEAALKEFNKKGYSKASLSGILKTAKMSKGSFYYHFKNKEDLYFGLIEVLINKKKAFLTENVKPAMLEKDIFTILKYQMKVSIKFANRYPEIGKFSERFIKEKGNAIYQKALKKYNFMNNDALKPLIDASHQRGEFREDLPPEFVSNMIGYFLTHAVEITQMSKTDDYEENINHLIDFLKNGLERKEQLQ; translated from the coding sequence ATGGACAGATTCGAAAAACCCTTCGAACACAAACAAGAACTACAAGAAGCCGCACTAAAAGAATTCAACAAAAAAGGCTACAGCAAAGCCTCACTAAGCGGCATCCTAAAAACCGCAAAAATGAGCAAAGGCTCATTCTATTACCACTTCAAAAACAAAGAAGACCTCTACTTTGGCCTCATTGAAGTGCTCATAAACAAGAAAAAAGCCTTCTTGACCGAGAACGTTAAACCGGCAATGCTGGAAAAAGACATTTTCACCATCCTCAAATACCAAATGAAAGTAAGCATCAAGTTTGCCAACCGCTACCCTGAAATCGGAAAATTCTCTGAACGCTTCATCAAAGAAAAAGGCAACGCCATCTATCAAAAAGCACTCAAAAAATACAACTTCATGAACAACGACGCCCTCAAACCCCTAATCGACGCCTCACACCAGCGAGGCGAATTCAGGGAGGATTTGCCCCCAGAATTTGTCAGCAACATGATTGGCTACTTTCTCACCCACGCTGTAGAAATAACCCAGATGTCCAAAACAGACGACTACGAAGAGAACATCAATCACTTGATTGATTTTTTGAAAAATGGGCTTGAAAGAAAGGAGCAATTACAATGA
- a CDS encoding alpha/beta hydrolase: MMTFTFPVGYYDLHRTKIIDFQLNRWYSFGYSRLEDMQDAASKIRNLNDWKPEMVRQAEKALTENRTLNAAFYYRAAEFFTPSSDPDKEVLYSKFKDIFYNVVFKDEPLERFSVPYEGSFLPALRVPSKGSEKKGTIVIHGGFDSYIEEFYSMASYFAGLNYDVVMFEGPGQGAALKEFGFPLIYQWEKPAKAILDYFQLDDVTWLGISMGGWLCFRAAAFEPRIKRVIASSIAYDYMKIPPKPVAAFARWLFNYPRLMTYLADLKMKKMPQENWGAKNLMYITKKDNPYEASKVLLDFNEENLESDLVRQDVLILTGAEDHFIPLKMHNLQVKALTNAKSVTERIFTEAEQGQNHCQVGNIQLALDTMVDWISKNS, translated from the coding sequence ATGATGACTTTTACTTTTCCAGTAGGCTACTATGATTTGCACAGGACGAAAATTATCGATTTTCAGCTCAATAGGTGGTACTCGTTTGGTTACAGCCGCCTAGAAGACATGCAAGACGCCGCAAGCAAAATTCGCAACCTCAACGACTGGAAACCTGAGATGGTTCGACAGGCAGAAAAAGCCCTCACCGAAAACAGAACCCTCAACGCCGCATTCTATTACCGAGCAGCAGAATTCTTCACACCCTCCTCAGACCCCGATAAAGAGGTGCTCTACTCCAAATTCAAAGACATCTTCTACAATGTCGTCTTCAAAGATGAACCGCTTGAACGGTTCAGTGTACCATACGAAGGCTCTTTTCTGCCTGCACTGCGTGTGCCATCGAAAGGCTCAGAAAAGAAAGGCACCATAGTGATTCATGGAGGATTTGATTCCTACATTGAAGAGTTCTATTCGATGGCGTCTTACTTTGCAGGCCTAAACTACGATGTGGTCATGTTTGAGGGTCCCGGCCAAGGTGCAGCTTTGAAAGAGTTCGGTTTCCCTTTGATTTATCAGTGGGAAAAGCCGGCTAAAGCAATCTTGGACTACTTCCAGCTTGATGATGTCACTTGGCTTGGTATATCCATGGGCGGGTGGCTCTGCTTTAGAGCGGCTGCATTTGAACCCCGAATAAAAAGGGTAATCGCCTCAAGCATCGCCTACGACTACATGAAGATACCACCCAAGCCGGTTGCAGCTTTTGCTCGTTGGCTCTTCAACTATCCTCGCCTGATGACTTACTTGGCGGATTTGAAGATGAAGAAGATGCCTCAAGAGAACTGGGGCGCCAAAAATCTCATGTACATCACAAAAAAAGACAACCCCTATGAAGCCAGCAAAGTGCTATTGGATTTCAACGAAGAAAACCTCGAATCTGATTTGGTGAGGCAGGACGTGCTCATCCTCACTGGGGCTGAAGACCATTTTATTCCACTAAAAATGCATAATCTTCAAGTGAAAGCGCTAACGAACGCAAAGTCGGTGACCGAACGTATTTTCACTGAAGCAGAACAGGGACAAAACCACTGCCAAGTAGGGAACATACAACTTGCACTGGACACGATGGTTGACTGGATTTCAAAAAACAGTTAA
- a CDS encoding deoxyribodipyrimidine photo-lyase, translating to MIASHRIQQLNDKSIRNREYVLYWMQSSQRIQHNLALEYAVQEANKLNKPLTVFFGIKTDFPEANRRHFHFMLQGLNEAQKALQDRGIKMVIEAKSPEVGAVELAKDACVVVVDRGYLKINRSGYRFVAQNIDCALVQVEDNVVVPVKEASDKEEYSAATLRPKILKKKDNYLTEITPQKPKVDSTGLKLDSLHLDNVNGVLDELKVDSSVDASRYFQGGTNQAIKRLDDFLKNKLPEYPLYKKDPTCDYVSNLSPYLHFGQISPLHIARLVQSSAAPEGCKEAFLEELIVRRELAINYVTYNPNYDTYEGIPKWAKDTLARHQTDRRDTYYYLEALENAETYDAYWNAAQQEMRVTGKMHGYMRMYWGKKILEWSPTPQEAFERALYLNNKYELDGRDPNGYAGVAWCFGKHDRPWGSRPIFGAVRYMNSRGLERKFDVETYVRRVAQLQA from the coding sequence TTGATTGCATCCCACAGAATCCAACAACTAAACGACAAGAGCATCCGAAACCGAGAATACGTTCTATACTGGATGCAGTCTTCTCAGCGGATTCAACACAATTTAGCTCTCGAATACGCCGTCCAAGAAGCTAACAAACTAAACAAACCGCTTACAGTCTTCTTTGGCATCAAAACAGATTTTCCCGAAGCCAACCGAAGACATTTCCATTTTATGCTCCAAGGCCTAAACGAAGCCCAAAAAGCCTTGCAAGATAGGGGCATAAAAATGGTTATTGAAGCTAAATCTCCCGAGGTGGGAGCAGTGGAGTTGGCTAAAGATGCCTGTGTGGTTGTTGTTGACCGAGGCTACCTCAAGATTAACAGGTCAGGGTATAGATTTGTTGCCCAAAACATAGACTGCGCGTTGGTTCAGGTTGAGGATAATGTGGTTGTCCCCGTTAAAGAAGCCAGCGACAAAGAAGAATATTCAGCTGCGACGCTTAGACCCAAAATTCTCAAGAAAAAAGACAACTACCTCACTGAGATAACGCCCCAGAAGCCAAAAGTTGACTCGACAGGCTTAAAGCTTGATTCACTGCACTTAGACAATGTTAACGGCGTCCTTGACGAGCTCAAAGTGGATTCGTCAGTTGACGCATCAAGGTATTTTCAGGGGGGCACAAACCAAGCCATCAAACGCCTTGACGACTTCCTCAAAAACAAACTCCCCGAGTACCCACTCTACAAAAAGGACCCCACATGCGACTACGTTTCCAACCTCAGCCCCTACCTACATTTTGGTCAAATCTCACCGCTACATATCGCTCGACTTGTCCAATCCTCGGCAGCTCCTGAAGGCTGCAAAGAAGCCTTCCTTGAAGAACTCATTGTAAGACGAGAACTGGCAATAAATTACGTAACCTACAACCCAAACTACGACACATATGAGGGGATTCCAAAATGGGCAAAAGACACTCTTGCACGGCACCAAACCGACCGCCGAGATACCTACTATTACTTAGAAGCTTTAGAAAACGCAGAAACCTACGACGCCTACTGGAATGCTGCCCAACAAGAAATGCGCGTTACGGGCAAGATGCATGGTTATATGCGGATGTATTGGGGCAAAAAAATCTTGGAGTGGAGCCCAACGCCCCAAGAAGCTTTTGAGAGGGCACTGTATCTGAATAACAAGTACGAGTTGGATGGAAGAGACCCCAACGGTTATGCAGGGGTGGCGTGGTGTTTTGGTAAACATGACCGCCCATGGGGGAGCAGACCGATTTTTGGCGCTGTCAGGTACATGAACAGTAGGGGGTTGGAGCGGAAGTTTGATGTTGAAACGTATGTGCGTAGAGTGGCACAGTTGCAGGCATAG